A region of Acidobacteriota bacterium DNA encodes the following proteins:
- the bshA gene encoding N-acetyl-alpha-D-glucosaminyl L-malate synthase BshA, producing MNVGIVCYASVGGSGIVATELAKALARRGHEVRLISSEPPVRLSDFQAGLAFHAVRTPGYPLFREPQYLLSLASRIVEVTREHRLDIIHAHYAIPHATAAYLAREILAGGGEASPSPRIITTLHGTDVTLTGSDPSYLETAAFSIDQSDGVTSVSESLRDDTYRQLPVRAEIEVIPNFLDCERHQRVVDERLLERYRGADPATRLVIHVSNFRPVKRADVVVELFRRIRDRMPAKLLLVGDGPDLPTACRRARELGLAADVEALGEQELVVPLLSIADLFLLPSSEESFGVAALESMACGTPVVASCVGGLPEVIVDGESGMLCEPDDFAGMAAAAIRLLTEPALHRRIARLGTERVRERFCSEAVVPRYEAFYEAVLARPSGAAVHFGVGG from the coding sequence ATGAACGTCGGCATAGTCTGTTACGCGTCGGTCGGAGGTAGCGGCATCGTCGCGACCGAGCTCGCCAAGGCGCTGGCGCGGCGCGGCCACGAGGTGCGCCTCATCAGCAGCGAGCCGCCGGTTCGGTTGAGCGACTTTCAGGCGGGACTGGCGTTCCATGCGGTGCGCACGCCAGGCTATCCGCTGTTTCGCGAGCCGCAGTACCTGTTGTCCCTCGCCAGCCGCATTGTCGAGGTGACGCGCGAACACCGCCTCGACATCATTCACGCCCATTACGCGATCCCGCACGCCACCGCGGCGTATCTCGCGCGGGAGATTCTTGCCGGCGGTGGGGAAGCGTCGCCGTCGCCCAGAATCATCACGACCCTGCACGGCACCGATGTCACGCTGACCGGCAGCGATCCCTCATACCTCGAGACCGCCGCGTTCTCCATCGATCAGTCGGACGGCGTCACGTCGGTGTCGGAGAGCCTGCGCGACGACACGTACCGCCAGCTTCCGGTTCGGGCCGAGATCGAGGTGATTCCGAATTTCCTCGACTGCGAGCGACACCAACGGGTCGTTGACGAACGGCTGCTCGAGCGCTACCGAGGCGCCGATCCGGCAACCCGACTGGTGATCCATGTCTCCAACTTCCGTCCCGTGAAGCGCGCCGACGTGGTCGTCGAGCTGTTCCGGCGGATCCGCGACCGAATGCCCGCAAAGCTGCTGCTCGTCGGTGACGGTCCCGACCTGCCGACCGCGTGCCGCCGGGCTCGCGAACTTGGTCTCGCCGCCGACGTGGAGGCACTGGGGGAGCAGGAGCTGGTGGTGCCGCTGCTGTCGATAGCGGACCTCTTTCTGCTGCCATCGTCGGAGGAGAGCTTCGGCGTCGCCGCGCTCGAGTCGATGGCATGCGGCACGCCGGTTGTTGCGTCGTGCGTCGGCGGCCTGCCGGAGGTTATTGTCGATGGCGAGTCCGGCATGCTCTGCGAACCGGACGATTTCGCCGGCATGGCGGCGGCGGCCATCCGCCTGCTGACCGAGCCGGCTCTCCACCGGCGGATCGCGCGTCTCGGCACCGAGCGCGTTCGGGAGCGCTTTTGCTCGGAGGCGGTCGTTCCCCGGTACGAGGCGTTCTACGAAGCGGTTTTGGCCCGGCCGAGTGGAGCGGCGGTTCATTTCGGGGTCGGCGGCTGA
- a CDS encoding PIG-L family deacetylase: protein MPATYRIALFFVSLGLALGLTAVSAVTQPLSDPAGQADLAVALRQLNSTGTFLSVVAHPDDENNALLARLARGDGHRTVLFSLTRGDGGQNEIGPELFDALAVLRTEELAAAHRLDGAEQYFSRAVDFGYSFSVEETFERWGREEALSDIVRMIRTIRPDVISAMSPEGRGGGQHHQASAILAQEAYHAAADPARFPEQIADGLRPWQARKFYFRTGFPFGMGIGPPGFANRRGDPDPALTTIDLAGYDPLLGATWTELGSRARSMHKCQGMSQFVALPAGAAGGRYRLAETAIAGYTGGSGESSLFDGVDTSIGSLARFAGTSPPSRLVDDLAALAMDARDALEGFESDGMAGAREPVLSGLLRTRLMRTALETGVYGLSDEARAAIDFSLTSKERQFERAAVLAHAVRLEVLADDGIVAPGQPIRLRALVANLGDDPVTVQGLRLDGLDGVTGVDACAAALAAGNVQECSLEARIPPDARMTDIHWTHVAGADRYELDPDVPFGLPFRPTPFRATVDLRLGSASISVERRVEYRYYGDDLFTGEKRMALQVVPRVAVSMTPAITVVPVAATGDAAAREVRVTATHTGPIAPGRPVTGTVRLDLPSGWVSEPASAAVTFGREDESRTVRFRVSTGGAPTGEYTMGAAVDVAGEAYDRGYQVIEYPHTSRRHIGRPAMATVHVLDVAVAPDLLVGYIEGVGDAVPPAIEQLGARVEFIDADGLAWGDLERFDVIVTGVRAYERRDDLRANNNRLLEYVEAGGAVIVQYNKFEFNEAQYGPWPAQVGRGRVTDERAPIRVLANDHPVFAWPNRVGAATWENWVQERGLYFLADRDERYADLVELEDTFEYNAGVKRGALVEARPGQGRWVYLGLGLWRQLPAGTPGAYTLLANLLSLGEGDVR from the coding sequence ATGCCAGCAACCTACCGGATCGCGCTCTTCTTTGTGTCGCTCGGGCTCGCGCTGGGCTTGACGGCGGTATCGGCCGTCACGCAGCCGCTGAGTGATCCGGCGGGGCAGGCCGACCTCGCCGTGGCGCTCCGGCAGCTCAACAGCACGGGCACGTTCCTGTCGGTCGTAGCCCATCCGGACGACGAGAACAACGCGCTGCTGGCGCGCCTCGCGAGGGGGGATGGACACCGAACGGTGCTGTTCTCGTTGACGCGGGGGGACGGCGGCCAGAACGAGATCGGTCCGGAACTGTTCGACGCGCTCGCCGTGCTCCGGACGGAAGAGCTTGCCGCGGCGCACCGTCTGGACGGGGCCGAACAGTATTTTTCGCGCGCCGTGGACTTCGGGTATTCGTTCAGTGTCGAGGAGACGTTCGAGCGCTGGGGCCGCGAGGAAGCCCTCTCGGACATCGTCAGGATGATCCGGACGATCCGCCCCGACGTCATCTCGGCGATGAGTCCCGAAGGCCGGGGCGGTGGCCAGCACCACCAAGCCTCTGCGATCCTCGCCCAAGAGGCCTACCACGCTGCCGCCGATCCGGCGCGGTTCCCGGAACAGATCGCGGACGGCCTGCGCCCGTGGCAGGCCCGGAAGTTCTACTTTCGAACCGGTTTCCCGTTCGGGATGGGCATCGGGCCGCCTGGGTTCGCCAACCGGCGCGGCGACCCCGATCCGGCCCTGACGACGATCGACCTGGCTGGCTACGACCCGTTGCTGGGCGCCACCTGGACCGAATTGGGCAGCCGCGCCCGCAGCATGCACAAGTGCCAGGGCATGTCCCAGTTTGTCGCGCTGCCGGCGGGGGCGGCCGGCGGTCGCTACCGTCTGGCGGAGACGGCTATTGCCGGGTACACCGGCGGTTCCGGTGAGTCTTCACTCTTCGACGGTGTTGATACCTCGATCGGCTCGCTCGCGCGGTTCGCCGGAACGTCGCCGCCCAGCCGGCTCGTCGACGATCTTGCCGCGCTGGCCATGGATGCGCGTGATGCGCTTGAGGGTTTCGAATCCGATGGAATGGCGGGTGCGCGCGAGCCGGTCCTCAGCGGCCTGCTGCGGACCCGGCTGATGCGTACTGCGCTCGAGACGGGGGTGTATGGCCTGTCCGACGAGGCCCGGGCCGCGATCGACTTCAGCCTCACGAGTAAGGAGCGCCAGTTCGAGCGGGCCGCGGTGCTGGCGCACGCGGTCCGGCTCGAGGTGCTGGCCGACGACGGCATCGTGGCGCCCGGGCAGCCGATCCGCCTGCGGGCGCTGGTGGCCAACCTTGGCGATGACCCAGTGACGGTGCAGGGCCTGCGGCTTGACGGTCTCGATGGGGTCACGGGTGTGGATGCGTGCGCCGCCGCCCTGGCGGCGGGCAATGTCCAGGAGTGCAGTCTCGAAGCACGGATTCCCCCTGACGCGCGGATGACCGACATCCACTGGACGCACGTCGCGGGGGCGGACCGCTACGAACTGGACCCGGACGTACCTTTCGGGCTGCCGTTCCGGCCGACGCCGTTCCGCGCGACCGTGGACCTGAGACTTGGGTCGGCCTCGATTTCTGTTGAGCGTCGCGTCGAGTACCGCTACTACGGCGACGACCTCTTCACCGGCGAGAAGCGGATGGCGCTTCAGGTCGTCCCGCGTGTCGCGGTGTCGATGACGCCGGCGATTACCGTCGTGCCGGTTGCCGCCACCGGAGACGCGGCGGCCCGCGAGGTGCGCGTCACGGCGACGCACACGGGTCCGATAGCGCCGGGCCGGCCGGTGACGGGCACCGTACGCCTCGATCTGCCGAGCGGTTGGGTCTCCGAGCCGGCATCGGCCGCGGTCACTTTCGGCCGCGAAGACGAATCGCGGACGGTTCGGTTCCGGGTGTCGACCGGCGGCGCGCCGACGGGCGAGTACACGATGGGGGCGGCGGTCGATGTGGCCGGCGAGGCCTACGACCGGGGCTACCAGGTGATCGAATACCCTCACACCTCTCGCCGGCACATCGGCCGGCCTGCTATGGCGACGGTGCACGTGCTTGACGTGGCGGTAGCGCCGGATCTGCTGGTCGGCTACATCGAGGGCGTGGGCGACGCAGTGCCGCCGGCCATCGAGCAACTGGGTGCGCGCGTCGAGTTCATCGACGCCGACGGGTTGGCATGGGGCGACCTGGAGCGATTCGATGTGATTGTGACCGGTGTCCGCGCCTACGAGCGCCGCGACGACCTGCGGGCGAACAACAATCGGCTGCTGGAGTACGTCGAGGCGGGCGGCGCCGTCATCGTGCAGTACAACAAGTTCGAGTTCAACGAGGCGCAGTACGGACCCTGGCCGGCCCAGGTGGGACGCGGCCGTGTCACCGACGAACGGGCACCGATCCGCGTTCTGGCAAACGACCATCCGGTGTTCGCCTGGCCGAACCGCGTGGGCGCGGCGACGTGGGAGAACTGGGTGCAGGAACGCGGTCTGTATTTCCTGGCCGACCGGGATGAGCGTTACGCCGATCTGGTGGAACTGGAGGACACGTTCGAGTACAACGCTGGCGTCAAGCGGGGCGCGCTCGTTGAAGCCCGGCCAGGGCAGGGCCGGTGGGTCTATCTCGGCTTGGGCCTCTGGCGCCAGCTTCCCGCCGGCACTCCCGGCGCCTACACGCTGCTCGCCAATCTCCTCAGTCTTGGCGAGGGAGACGTTCGGTAA
- a CDS encoding sigma-70 family RNA polymerase sigma factor, which yields MLVRQSTTVPKTSKVMARTSRTRSLNSCPAKLPLGAQAAVRVNAAASMAADPPVRNARRLLLFDIVASSSSGRAPSVDVRRLTAPSVSLRARPVHPATVKPENGSASTISTVTPARPEPDSNPRQPPASPTEAVGAITKDDRTLISRIARQDTAALAALYDRHADAVYSLAVRITNEPSEAEGVVQEVFSQIWFEAARYLDDDVAVSRLLLERTRELAIAQARAGGRNPATDRGSPGDAATVRLPQPALGLNDDLADPASAARLRDALARLPLLTRLSIELAYFDGLTLEQIARQLDQPEKAVHKRIRSGLSELLATIGENDR from the coding sequence ATGCTGGTCCGCCAATCAACCACTGTTCCGAAGACATCGAAGGTCATGGCCCGGACGTCTCGGACGCGATCGCTCAACTCCTGCCCGGCCAAGCTGCCTCTCGGCGCCCAGGCGGCGGTGCGAGTAAATGCCGCAGCCAGTATGGCTGCCGATCCGCCAGTCAGGAACGCCCGCCGGCTGCTGCTGTTCGACATCGTTGCATCCTCCTCCAGCGGGCGCGCTCCATCGGTCGACGTGCGCCGGCTGACCGCCCCCAGCGTATCGCTCCGCGCACGGCCTGTCCATCCTGCAACCGTCAAGCCGGAGAACGGCTCGGCGAGTACAATCTCGACAGTGACGCCAGCACGACCGGAGCCGGACAGCAACCCGCGCCAGCCGCCGGCATCGCCGACGGAGGCGGTCGGCGCGATTACGAAGGACGACCGGACACTGATCTCCCGGATCGCCCGGCAGGATACCGCCGCGCTCGCGGCGCTCTATGACCGCCATGCAGACGCTGTCTATTCCCTCGCAGTCCGGATTACCAACGAACCGTCAGAAGCCGAGGGGGTCGTGCAGGAGGTGTTTTCGCAGATCTGGTTCGAGGCCGCGCGGTATCTGGATGATGACGTCGCCGTCTCACGGCTGTTGCTCGAACGGACGCGGGAACTGGCGATCGCGCAGGCGCGGGCGGGTGGGCGGAACCCGGCGACCGACAGAGGCAGCCCCGGCGACGCGGCGACGGTTCGCCTGCCCCAACCGGCCCTCGGCCTGAACGACGACCTGGCAGACCCAGCCAGTGCCGCGCGCCTGCGCGACGCGCTCGCCCGTCTGCCGCTGCTTACGCGACTGTCGATCGAGCTTGCATACTTCGACGGACTGACCCTCGAACAGATCGCCCGTCAGCTCGATCAGCCGGAAAAGGCCGTGCATAAGCGAATCCGGTCCGGTTTGTCGGAACTGCTGGCGACCATCGGGGAGAATGATCGATGA
- a CDS encoding haloacid dehalogenase type II, producing the protein MSDRVRDVRAMTFDVFGTVVDWRTSITREGEAVGRKKGIQADWAAFADDWRAGYGPAMGRVRRGELGWTKIDDLHRMILDELVPKYGLESLTEPELDDLNRAWHRLTPWPDTVEGLTRLRRRYVLASLSNGNVALLVNMAKNAGIPWDAVLSAELARHYKPDPQAYLTAADLLGVEPEQVMMVAAHKGDLRAAGALGFRTGYVPRPTEFGPNDDRDLTPDPDFDIVATDFNDMASQLGL; encoded by the coding sequence TTGAGCGATCGCGTCCGAGACGTCCGGGCCATGACCTTCGATGTCTTCGGAACAGTGGTTGATTGGCGGACCAGCATTACGCGAGAGGGCGAAGCGGTCGGCCGGAAGAAGGGGATTCAGGCCGACTGGGCCGCGTTCGCCGACGACTGGCGCGCCGGCTACGGTCCGGCGATGGGCCGAGTGCGGCGGGGCGAGCTGGGCTGGACGAAGATCGACGATCTGCACCGGATGATTCTGGACGAGTTGGTGCCCAAGTACGGTCTGGAGAGCCTCACCGAGCCGGAGCTCGATGACCTGAACCGTGCCTGGCATCGGTTGACGCCCTGGCCGGATACGGTCGAGGGGCTGACCCGCCTGCGCCGGCGGTACGTCCTGGCGTCACTCTCGAACGGGAATGTCGCTCTCCTCGTGAACATGGCGAAGAACGCCGGCATTCCCTGGGACGCCGTGCTCTCGGCCGAACTGGCGCGGCACTACAAGCCGGATCCGCAAGCCTATCTCACCGCGGCCGACCTTCTGGGTGTGGAGCCGGAGCAGGTGATGATGGTGGCCGCGCACAAGGGCGACCTTCGCGCCGCCGGCGCTCTCGGATTCCGGACCGGTTACGTCCCGCGGCCGACGGAGTTCGGCCCGAACGACGATCGCGACCTGACCCCCGATCCCGACTTCGACATCGTCGCCACCGACTTCAACGACATGGCGAGTCAGTTGGGTCTGTAG